Below is a window of Janthinobacterium lividum DNA.
TGCGCCACGCCATTTAAACAACAAAAACACTAATAAATGTTGCCGAGTGGATACAAATCAAGCTCTAACTGTTGAGTGTCATGCGGCCGTCACGATTCTGTTCTTATAATGAGACATCATAAAAATTTTTGTACAGGAGACCATCGTGGGCAATTCCTTGCATAACAAAATCTACCTGGGCCGGCGCCCTGTGATCACCAGTAAAAACCTCGTAGCGCTGGCCCTGGCGGGCGCCGTGGCTGGTTGCGGCCTGGCATGGCTGCTGCTGCGCAGCTACAAATAAGGGTCACCACGCCCGTATTTCCGCCGCCTTGCCATATGCCGGGCGGCGGTAGATTCACGTTGCCTGTTGCCGATGCGCAGCGGGGCGCGTACCATGGGGGCCGAACACCTGGCCTTTTATGGAAAAGTAATGAAGAACGAGAAATTAACGACCGATGAATATGACGCGCTGGAGCAAGTTGCACGCGGCATCAAGACCGAGCGCCCCAGCGCTTGCGTTGCCCGCAATGCCAAGCGCCTGTCCGGCCTGAAGCTGCTCAGCTATGCCCGCGATGGCCGTCTGTCCATCACCGAGAAAGCACAACAACTGCTGTTCCTGCGCCGCTGCATCATGGGTTTGCGCGCCGTCGCCACCGATCCGCTGACCAAGCTGGAGTCGGACGTGGCTTACTTCTTGGGCAAGAAAGCCCACATCGTGGCGCGTGCCGAAGGCGAGGGCCACGACATTTCCGACAAGGGCCGCGAATCGCTGGCCGACATCGACACCCTGGGCCTGTAAGGTCTACGCCGGCCCCTGGGGCCGGTTTTCACATCCTCCCACACTTTTAATTTCCCCTTGGAGAACACTTTGGACAGCGCGATGAACTGGTCGGCCCACGAACTGACGATGACGGTCTTGATGACGCCCGATATGGCCAATTTTTCCGGTAACGTGCACGGTGGCACCATCCTGAAATACCTCGACAGCGTCGCCTATGCCTGTGCCAGCCGCTATTCGGGCAGCTATGTGGTCACCCTGTCGGTAGACCAAGTGATGTTCTTGCAGCCTATTCACGTGGGCGAGCTAGTGACGTTTCTCGCGTCGATCAATTACACGGGCACGACGTCGATGGAAGTGGGCATTCGCGTGGTGACGGAAAATATCCAGCAGCGCCTGGTGCGCCATGCCAACAGTTGCTATTTCACGATGGTCGCCGTGGATGCCAACCGCAAGCCCGTGGCCGTGCCGCCGCTGGCGCTGGAGACGCCGGAGCAGCACGCGCGCTTCGAGCAGGCCAAGCTGCGCAAGCTGTCGCGCCAGAAGGTGTCGAAGAAGTAGTTGTGTACTGTAATTGGTGGCCGAGCCTGTTATCTGTCATTTGCGTAGCACATTTGCATTTCTGCGCAGCGTAGGGGGCCTGGTAAATGCGTCCAGTCGCCTGGGTTGGGAAATGTGAAGGCGCATATTTGATGAATGGCTTGCGGCGGCAAAAATCCCTGATCTCTTCCCAGTTGGATTGCCCAACAATCTGCCGCCCGTTCGTTGTTGCCTACATATTGATGCGCACATTCATGCGTATAAATATACCATTGTATAAAAGGCGGAAGATTGAAGAAGTCAGGGCGGAATAACAATACACCTTGCCGTGCCATTGCAATATCCGGGATGGCTGCCACATAGGAAACAGCTCCGCCGCATGTCAGAGTTTGTTCGGCAATGATGGGGGCGACTCCCATGGGTTGAAGTATGAGTTGCGCAGCGGCTGGCAGGGCGAGGGTGGCAGTCAAAACAATGAGCAACAGAGATGTCGATGGGGTTTTCATATTTTTCAATGCTGATGGTTGCATTTTATGGTGCGGACATTTCGGGCACATTTTTCTTGAAATAAACGGCTAGCTTGCATCTTCCAGTTCTTTGGGGAGAATGCATCTTTTTTTTCTGGATTGGATCTGGTCAAGCTGGTTTTTTAGTGTGGAGATCAGTCCCGAACGTGAGAGCGGCAGAATTTCCGGGTCTTGCAATAGTTGAATGAATTGGCCAACCCGTTCGCTCCCGGAATTGCAGTCTCCCATGGCGAATTCTGAAATTGCCCAATCCGCGATAATATAGGCTCTGGCGCCATTAATTCCGAATGCAGACTCGCTGCGCAGTACATTCAGAGAATCCTGGAAAGCCGCTCGTCCTTCCTGTATTTTTCCGGTGGAAAACATCAGTCGCGCCTT
It encodes the following:
- a CDS encoding acyl-CoA thioesterase, with translation MNWSAHELTMTVLMTPDMANFSGNVHGGTILKYLDSVAYACASRYSGSYVVTLSVDQVMFLQPIHVGELVTFLASINYTGTTSMEVGIRVVTENIQQRLVRHANSCYFTMVAVDANRKPVAVPPLALETPEQHARFEQAKLRKLSRQKVSKK